GATGAGTTCATTCATCTGCCCGCGAAAGGCATTGAAATCCGCCAGGGTGCCGGATCCCTCCGACATCAGGTCCCTGCCTTCTTGGTGGCCGGCGGCACCTTCCCCTCGACGACGATCGTCTGATAGCTCTCGGGGTTCCACTTCGGGCGCGTAACCGTGTTCGCCAGCTCGACACCGAAGAAGAAGCCGAGCTTCGCGACTCGCGAGAGCTTGCTGGTGTCGATGAGACCGACTTCGTCGTTGGGGCGGTGGTACTGCGGGTGCGTCCCGTTGAAGAAGAAGAGTACGGGGACGCCCTTCTTCGCGAAATTGAAGTGGTCGGAGCGGGAGTAGAAGTTCTCTTCGGGCCAGATGTCGTCCGCGGCGACGAGCTTCAGCTCGGGATGCGCCTTCTGCACGCGAGCCAGCGTCACACCCATATCCGAGTGTTCCTTGCCGATCACCACGATCGAGTCAGTCGCGTTGCGGCCGATCATGTCCATGTTGATGTCGGCGATGACCTTCTCCATCGGCAGCGTGGGATGTGCCGCGAACCACGCGGAACCGAGGAGACCCTTCTCCTCGCCGGAGACGTTCAGGATCACGATGGAGCGCTTGGTCTTGTGCTTGAGCTTCGCGACCGCCTCGGCCACCGAGAGAATTCCCGTGGTACCCGACGCGTCATCGTCGGCACCGTTGCAGATGTTGTCGGTGCTGCCATCGGGGCGCTTGAGCGCCTGACAGCCGCCGACGCCGTCGTCCACCGTGCCAACGTGGTCCATGTGGCCCGAGAAGATGACATACTCGCTCTTGAGGGTCGGGTCGCTCCCCGGGACCATCGCGACCACGTTCGGGGCCGTGAAGCGCGAGAGTTCACGATCCTTGAGCAACATCGAAAGACTCACGCCTGGCGGGGTGTCCATCACCACAGGCGCCGTCCCCTTGCGGATGTCGTTCCAGTTGGGACGATTGGCTGCGTTGGCGTCACCGGCGAAGATCGAGTCGTGCATCGTGATCGTCGGGACACCAGCGACGGGGGTGCCTTCGAGCTGACCGCGGCCACCCGCCATGGCGCTCCGCTGCAGCTGCGCGAACTGGGCCGGGTCGACGTTCGTGAGCAGGATCATCGCCGCTGGCTTCTTCGCCACGATGGCGCGCGAGATGATGCGATTGTCGGCGGCCTTGCTGGCGTCCTGGACCCAGAAGA
This portion of the Gemmatimonadota bacterium genome encodes:
- a CDS encoding M20/M25/M40 family metallo-hydrolase, giving the protein MRRHVLRAVTLAVLSPMLLTAQSAKEIKKAAELITPKAVLERISVIADDSMGGRNTPSAGLEKTALWLADNYKKWGLLPAGENGTYFQRYTMVKRAPDVAASYFEADQGGNVTRYKFDKWAYATGPMTGQLVTGPLRIIGGLLTLKDIEPMALAGQVVFWVQDASKAADNRIISRAIVAKKPAAMILLTNVDPAQFAQLQRSAMAGGRGQLEGTPVAGVPTITMHDSIFAGDANAANRPNWNDIRKGTAPVVMDTPPGVSLSMLLKDRELSRFTAPNVVAMVPGSDPTLKSEYVIFSGHMDHVGTVDDGVGGCQALKRPDGSTDNICNGADDDASGTTGILSVAEAVAKLKHKTKRSIVILNVSGEEKGLLGSAWFAAHPTLPMEKVIADINMDMIGRNATDSIVVIGKEHSDMGVTLARVQKAHPELKLVAADDIWPEENFYSRSDHFNFAKKGVPVLFFFNGTHPQYHRPNDEVGLIDTSKLSRVAKLGFFFGVELANTVTRPKWNPESYQTIVVEGKVPPATKKAGT